In Brevibacillus brevis, a genomic segment contains:
- a CDS encoding TetR/AcrR family transcriptional regulator: MNQDKMGKGEQSRARLLQAAAVQFAAVGYHRTRVSDIVRQAGLTQAAFYLYFPSKESLYQELMDGFFQKLWELSDAGGKVTPLARHEVRDRMKENLLELFRFFARMPEQTRIVLTGAEEREELHRKLTSIVSANLRKNQEAGHVRPELSVEVAAESMLAVVQRLTVRFLLSGERTAEQLAEDAAALLAKGILQADRTKEE, translated from the coding sequence ATGAACCAAGACAAAATGGGCAAAGGAGAACAGAGCCGGGCCCGTCTGCTGCAAGCCGCAGCCGTACAATTCGCCGCCGTCGGCTACCATCGCACGCGCGTCAGCGACATTGTACGCCAGGCAGGATTGACCCAGGCTGCCTTTTACCTGTACTTCCCCAGCAAGGAGTCGCTTTACCAGGAGCTGATGGACGGGTTTTTCCAAAAGCTGTGGGAGCTCTCCGACGCAGGCGGCAAAGTCACGCCTTTGGCGAGGCATGAGGTGCGGGACAGGATGAAGGAGAATTTGCTGGAGCTGTTCCGTTTCTTTGCCCGGATGCCGGAGCAGACGAGGATCGTCCTGACCGGGGCAGAGGAGAGGGAGGAGCTGCATCGCAAGCTGACATCGATCGTTTCGGCCAATTTGCGGAAGAACCAGGAGGCAGGCCATGTCCGGCCGGAGCTGTCGGTGGAAGTCGCCGCGGAGTCGATGCTGGCGGTGGTGCAGCGGCTCACGGTACGCTTTCTGCTTTCCGGCGAGAGGACGGCGGAGCAGCTCGCAGAAGACGCAGCCGCCTTGCTTGCGAAAGGAATCCTGCAGGCGGACCGTACAAAGGAGGAATGA
- a CDS encoding HXXEE domain-containing protein → MLDLTGLIWLLLVVFVLHDLEELIAVENWLVKNKGRVMQAAPPRLRKMIGPSLAMSTAQFAVAVACMFAILSSAVLLTVTTLEQRTFLPFFLVCLHVLFLHVFTHVGQSLALRMYTPGVLTAVAVVLPYSLYTYFRLFAEGAVTWTLVIRTLPFVVLIVPILLGAHRLGQIVSKPAGR, encoded by the coding sequence ATGTTGGATCTGACCGGGCTTATCTGGCTGTTGTTGGTCGTATTTGTCCTGCATGACCTTGAAGAGCTGATAGCCGTGGAAAATTGGCTAGTGAAAAACAAGGGGCGTGTCATGCAGGCAGCTCCCCCAAGGCTCCGAAAGATGATTGGGCCGTCCCTTGCGATGAGCACCGCGCAGTTTGCCGTAGCGGTCGCCTGTATGTTCGCCATCCTGTCGTCGGCTGTGCTTCTGACGGTGACGACACTGGAGCAAAGGACGTTTCTGCCCTTTTTCCTGGTTTGTCTGCACGTGCTTTTTCTACACGTATTCACCCATGTCGGACAGAGTCTGGCGCTGCGGATGTACACGCCGGGCGTGCTGACGGCGGTGGCGGTAGTGCTGCCCTACAGCTTGTATACCTACTTCCGTCTGTTTGCCGAAGGGGCGGTGACGTGGACGCTTGTGATCAGAACGCTGCCGTTCGTTGTTTTGATCGTGCCGATCTTGCTGGGAGCGCATCGCCTCGGACAGATCGTGAGCAAACCCGCAGGCAGGTGA
- a CDS encoding ArsR family transcriptional regulator encodes MKLRLGILGADDSLAIIGSVTREFAELECLPIVYGKEEDIFDLIEPHIHDADMWLFSGKVPYTMVREWGKIKAPMAYVPHMGASLYRTLFHLSHECGIQVREISFDTFSGEELNHFLEEAHIADGYAWLKHYDGAITAGELADFHEELWRAGKTKAAVTCLRTADLELQKRGVPVYRVLPTRAGVLPVIHMLLRTHEMLHFKDTQIAVQMLEVDLFRELAGGTFATDEWQNAEIRTTEKLLRYARHLHGSLKAAGPGRFAIITTRGILQSVTSDYTAMPDLQDAFGIQAEWVTCGIGIGKTASEAEIHASTALLHAKERGPGSWMVFFDDKNIVGPLGTGEQISYSGASTRLQKLSEQTSLSVLTLSKLDSILKKRGTKEINAHELGQYMQILPRSARRILMELEAKGLAQVVGEESPNPRGRPRKVYRVLL; translated from the coding sequence TTGAAGCTGCGATTGGGAATATTGGGCGCGGACGACTCGCTCGCGATCATCGGGTCGGTCACGCGGGAATTTGCGGAATTGGAATGCTTGCCAATCGTCTACGGGAAAGAAGAAGACATTTTCGATTTGATAGAGCCGCACATACACGACGCGGACATGTGGCTGTTTTCCGGAAAAGTGCCGTACACCATGGTGAGGGAGTGGGGCAAAATCAAAGCGCCGATGGCGTACGTCCCGCATATGGGAGCGAGCCTGTACAGGACGCTTTTCCATCTCTCCCACGAGTGCGGCATCCAGGTCCGGGAGATCAGCTTCGATACGTTCTCAGGGGAAGAGCTGAACCACTTTCTGGAGGAAGCGCATATCGCGGACGGATACGCCTGGCTCAAGCATTACGACGGCGCCATCACGGCTGGCGAGCTCGCAGATTTCCACGAAGAGCTGTGGAGGGCCGGCAAGACCAAGGCCGCTGTGACCTGCCTGCGGACTGCCGATCTGGAGCTGCAAAAGCGCGGGGTGCCCGTATATCGGGTCCTGCCGACGCGCGCCGGCGTGCTGCCCGTCATCCACATGCTCCTGCGGACCCACGAGATGCTTCATTTCAAGGACACGCAGATCGCCGTACAGATGCTGGAAGTCGATCTGTTCCGGGAGCTGGCCGGGGGGACGTTCGCCACGGACGAGTGGCAAAATGCGGAGATCCGGACGACGGAAAAACTGCTGCGATATGCGCGGCACCTCCACGGTTCGCTGAAGGCGGCGGGACCCGGACGCTTCGCCATCATCACGACCCGCGGCATCTTGCAGAGCGTGACGAGCGACTACACCGCCATGCCCGATCTGCAGGATGCTTTCGGGATCCAGGCGGAATGGGTCACCTGCGGGATCGGCATCGGCAAGACGGCATCCGAGGCGGAGATCCATGCGAGCACCGCCTTGCTGCACGCCAAGGAGCGAGGCCCGGGGAGCTGGATGGTTTTCTTCGATGACAAAAACATCGTGGGACCGCTCGGCACCGGCGAGCAAATTTCGTACAGCGGCGCGTCCACCCGACTGCAAAAGCTGAGCGAGCAGACGTCCTTGAGCGTGCTGACGCTGTCCAAGCTCGACTCCATCCTGAAAAAACGGGGAACAAAGGAAATCAACGCCCACGAGCTGGGCCAGTACATGCAAATCCTGCCGCGCAGCGCCCGGCGCATCCTGATGGAGCTCGAAGCCAAGGGACTGGCGCAGGTCGTCGGTGAAGAAAGCCCGAATCCAAGGGGACGGCCGAGGAAGGTGTACCGAGTCTTGCTGTAA
- a CDS encoding MFS transporter — protein MSWKRNARILWICNFIISGSMSMIMPFLPLFLMDMGVPHGKEVSMWTGMIFSATFLSAAVMAPLWGAFADRYGQKANLVRAGIGMGIVNILMYFSATPLYLLVLRFVYGFFSGFITVSYSYLSKTTPRDELGKALGFLYTGGMSGGIIGPLIGGALSDWFGYHTVFAVTGGMMIVTVLLVKWFLPPDQIETASQAKQGSFRDVFANPNLTILFFATFAVQMATMSTNSMMSIFVKSIVGEVNNLAFLSGLVTSITGIANIIGSPVLGRMGDHFGQSKVLPIIMVCTGLVIIPQVFTHSIYPLYAWRFCHGLLLGGMLPAIQTLIKKRSPDMIQGRAYGVNSSFQFLGNLIGPLVGGFIAGHFSVSYVFVFAGAVLIIGAAVVKWRIPLREAKKAG, from the coding sequence ATGAGCTGGAAAAGAAATGCACGCATCCTCTGGATCTGCAACTTTATCATTTCGGGTTCGATGAGCATGATCATGCCATTTCTCCCGCTGTTTTTGATGGACATGGGCGTGCCTCACGGAAAAGAAGTCAGTATGTGGACCGGGATGATCTTCTCGGCCACTTTTTTGTCTGCTGCCGTCATGGCCCCTCTTTGGGGAGCGTTTGCGGACCGGTATGGGCAGAAAGCGAACCTCGTGCGGGCTGGGATCGGGATGGGGATCGTCAATATCCTGATGTACTTTAGCGCGACGCCGCTGTACCTGCTGGTCCTGCGCTTCGTGTACGGATTTTTTTCCGGCTTCATCACGGTGTCTTACTCCTACCTCTCGAAGACGACGCCGCGAGACGAGCTGGGAAAAGCCCTGGGGTTTTTGTACACCGGGGGAATGAGCGGGGGCATCATCGGGCCGTTGATCGGGGGAGCGCTGTCTGACTGGTTTGGCTATCATACCGTGTTTGCCGTGACTGGGGGCATGATGATCGTGACGGTGCTGCTGGTCAAATGGTTTTTGCCGCCGGATCAGATCGAGACGGCAAGCCAGGCAAAACAGGGCTCGTTTCGCGACGTGTTTGCCAATCCGAATCTGACCATCCTGTTTTTCGCGACCTTCGCCGTCCAGATGGCGACGATGAGCACGAATTCGATGATGTCCATCTTCGTCAAGTCGATCGTGGGTGAGGTCAACAATCTCGCCTTTCTCTCCGGCCTCGTCACCTCCATTACGGGGATCGCCAACATTATCGGCTCTCCTGTGCTCGGCCGCATGGGCGATCATTTCGGGCAAAGCAAGGTACTGCCGATCATCATGGTATGCACGGGGCTGGTCATCATCCCCCAGGTGTTCACGCATTCCATCTATCCGCTGTACGCCTGGCGGTTTTGTCACGGGCTCTTGCTCGGCGGGATGCTCCCGGCGATCCAGACGCTGATCAAAAAACGGTCCCCCGACATGATCCAGGGCAGAGCGTATGGCGTCAACTCCAGCTTTCAATTTCTGGGCAACCTGATCGGGCCGCTCGTCGGCGGCTTCATCGCCGGCCATTTTTCCGTCTCGTACGTGTTCGTGTTTGCCGGCGCTGTCCTCATCATCGGGGCGGCGGTCGTGAAGTGGAGAATCCCGCTCCGGGAAGCCAAAAAAGCAGGATAA
- the nikB gene encoding nickel ABC transporter permease: MLSYILKRLLQMIPTLIGVSIATFVLIHSVPGDPARMIAGNEASEEEVALVRDRLGLNEPLHVQYGQYVMGLAKGDLGTSLRSDRPVLDEIVSRFPTTLMLTCVSMIVMVGVGLLAGILSATKPNSKRDNATMMFSLFGISMPIFWLGLMLILLFSYYLQWLPSGGSDGFRSFILPALALGLSSSAILARLSRSSILEVIHQDFVRTARAKGVKEKWVIYKHTLKNALIPIITIVGLEFGHLLGGAVLTETVFSMNGIGRFIIQSIQFRDYPAIQGSILFVAAIFVIVNLIVDLCYSLVDPRVRYE; the protein is encoded by the coding sequence TTGCTCAGTTATATCCTCAAGCGCTTGTTGCAAATGATTCCTACTCTGATCGGCGTATCGATCGCGACCTTCGTGCTGATTCACTCCGTTCCGGGAGACCCGGCCCGCATGATCGCCGGAAACGAGGCGAGCGAAGAAGAAGTCGCGCTGGTTCGGGATCGCCTGGGTCTAAACGAACCGCTGCACGTCCAGTACGGGCAGTATGTCATGGGTCTGGCCAAGGGCGATCTGGGTACCTCGCTGCGTTCGGACCGTCCGGTTCTGGACGAGATCGTCTCCCGTTTCCCGACTACGCTTATGCTGACCTGTGTTTCCATGATTGTCATGGTCGGTGTCGGGCTGTTGGCCGGAATCCTGTCCGCCACGAAACCGAACAGCAAAAGGGACAACGCCACCATGATGTTTTCGCTGTTCGGCATCTCCATGCCGATTTTCTGGCTGGGGCTCATGCTGATCCTACTCTTTTCGTACTACTTGCAATGGCTGCCGTCCGGCGGAAGCGACGGCTTCCGATCTTTCATTCTTCCGGCATTGGCCCTCGGACTGTCCTCTTCTGCCATTTTGGCCAGGCTGTCCCGCTCCAGCATTCTCGAGGTGATCCATCAAGACTTCGTCCGGACGGCAAGAGCCAAGGGCGTCAAGGAAAAATGGGTGATCTACAAGCATACGCTGAAAAACGCGCTTATCCCGATCATAACGATCGTGGGGCTGGAATTCGGCCATCTGCTGGGGGGAGCTGTCCTGACGGAAACGGTATTTTCCATGAACGGAATTGGTCGATTCATCATTCAGTCCATCCAGTTTCGCGACTATCCGGCCATACAAGGCAGCATCCTTTTTGTTGCCGCAATCTTCGTCATCGTCAATTTAATTGTGGATCTTTGCTACAGCCTCGTAGATCCCCGAGTCAGATACGAGTAG
- the trpS gene encoding tryptophan--tRNA ligase, translating into MKTIFSGIQPSGILTLGNYLGAMKHFVPLQDEFNCFYCIVDQHAITVPQDPAVLKENIRRLAALYLAVGLDPEKVTLFIQSEVPAHAKLGWIMLCTAYLGELERMTQFKDKADGRGESIPAGLLAYPPLMAADILLYDTDFVPVGEDQKQHMELTRDLAVRFNNRYGDVFRIPEIRLPETGARIMSLQDGTKKMSKSDPNQGGFISMLDDPDTITKKIKRAQTDSDSAVRYDKAEKPAVSNLMTIYSLCSGKTLDEIEAMYEGKGYGAFKGDLAEVVVETLRPIQARYEQLVQTSELDDILSAGAKKASDVANQVLHRVEKAMGMARLG; encoded by the coding sequence ATGAAAACCATTTTTTCCGGTATCCAGCCCAGCGGCATCCTGACCCTGGGCAACTATTTGGGCGCCATGAAGCATTTCGTCCCGCTGCAGGACGAGTTCAACTGCTTCTACTGCATCGTCGACCAGCACGCGATCACGGTCCCGCAAGATCCGGCGGTCCTGAAGGAAAACATCCGCCGTCTGGCTGCGCTCTATCTGGCGGTCGGCCTTGATCCGGAAAAGGTGACCCTGTTCATCCAATCCGAAGTGCCGGCGCACGCCAAGCTCGGCTGGATCATGCTCTGCACCGCCTATCTCGGCGAGCTGGAGCGCATGACCCAATTCAAGGACAAAGCCGATGGCCGCGGCGAATCCATCCCGGCCGGCCTGCTCGCCTACCCGCCGCTGATGGCGGCCGACATCCTCTTGTACGATACGGACTTCGTGCCGGTCGGCGAAGACCAGAAGCAGCACATGGAGCTGACCCGCGACCTGGCCGTTCGCTTCAACAACCGCTACGGCGACGTGTTCCGGATCCCGGAAATTCGCCTGCCCGAGACTGGCGCGCGCATCATGTCGCTGCAGGACGGCACCAAGAAGATGAGCAAGTCTGACCCGAACCAGGGCGGCTTCATCTCCATGCTGGACGATCCGGATACGATCACCAAAAAGATCAAGCGCGCCCAAACCGACTCCGACAGCGCCGTCCGCTACGACAAGGCGGAGAAGCCGGCTGTCTCCAACCTGATGACCATCTACTCCCTCTGCTCCGGCAAAACGCTGGATGAGATCGAGGCGATGTACGAGGGCAAGGGCTACGGCGCATTCAAGGGCGATCTGGCCGAGGTCGTCGTGGAGACGCTGCGCCCGATCCAAGCTCGCTACGAGCAGCTGGTCCAGACTTCCGAGCTGGACGACATTCTCTCCGCCGGAGCGAAAAAGGCGAGCGATGTGGCAAACCAAGTCCTCCACCGCGTGGAAAAGGCGATGGGCATGGCACGGCTGGGATAA
- the nikC gene encoding nickel transporter permease → MSQTEAAVPQADSLSIGPAYTARSPWKMIVLRFKKNRRAMAGLWMVLVFLIVAIFAPWIAPHDPYAQNMQVMLQSPSLDHLFGTDEFGRDIFSRIIYGAQISLMIGIVGVLISIVFGVALGTVSGYFGGIVDSVVMRVMDIFMAFPSFLLALAIVSVLGPGMVNVMIAIGIFSVPTFARLSRSAVISVKNKEYIEAARAMGGTHLFIIWKHILPNSIAPIIVLSTMRIATAILTAAGLSFLGMGAQPPTPEWGAMLSTGREYLRTAPHVSTIPGLAIMFMVLAFNMLGDGLRDALDPKMKL, encoded by the coding sequence ATGAGTCAGACAGAAGCAGCAGTCCCACAAGCGGACAGCCTTTCCATCGGACCGGCGTATACTGCTCGGTCCCCCTGGAAAATGATTGTCCTGCGCTTCAAGAAAAACAGACGGGCGATGGCAGGATTGTGGATGGTGCTGGTGTTTCTCATCGTGGCCATCTTTGCCCCGTGGATCGCTCCTCATGACCCGTACGCGCAAAACATGCAGGTGATGCTGCAATCGCCTTCGCTGGACCATTTGTTTGGTACGGATGAATTCGGACGCGATATTTTTTCGCGAATCATCTACGGAGCGCAAATCTCCCTCATGATCGGAATCGTCGGGGTTTTGATTTCCATCGTGTTTGGCGTGGCGCTCGGGACCGTCTCGGGCTACTTTGGCGGGATCGTGGATTCGGTAGTGATGCGGGTGATGGATATTTTCATGGCGTTTCCCAGCTTTCTGCTGGCCTTGGCCATCGTCAGCGTGCTCGGACCGGGCATGGTCAACGTCATGATCGCCATCGGAATCTTTTCGGTTCCGACCTTTGCCCGCCTTTCGCGCAGCGCTGTCATCTCCGTCAAAAACAAAGAGTACATCGAGGCTGCCAGAGCGATGGGAGGCACCCATCTGTTCATCATTTGGAAGCACATCCTGCCGAACAGCATCGCGCCGATCATCGTGCTGTCCACCATGCGGATCGCTACAGCCATTCTCACGGCAGCCGGCCTCAGCTTTCTGGGCATGGGAGCGCAGCCCCCCACTCCGGAATGGGGCGCGATGCTGAGCACGGGAAGGGAGTATTTGCGAACAGCCCCGCATGTGAGCACGATCCCGGGTCTGGCGATCATGTTCATGGTACTGGCTTTCAACATGCTCGGGGATGGCTTGCGCGATGCACTCGATCCCAAGATGAAGCTCTGA
- a CDS encoding ABC transporter ATP-binding protein: protein MKNKLLEIKGLKTYFDTEDGLVPAVDGVDITICEGETVGIVGESGCGKSVTSLTAMRLTSGKVVAGSIAFQGKDLLALSDEEMRLLRGHEMAMIFQEPMTSLNPVFTIGQQIGEAVEIHLKLGKQKARERSVEMLKLVGIPRPEQIVDEYPHQLSGGMRQRVMIAMAMACNPKLLIADEPTTALDVTIQAQILDLMRELKEKQGTAIMMITHDLGVVAEMCDRVIVMYAGKVVEEADVVTLFTNPQHPYTKGLMNSIPSLEGQARRLYSIKGNVPVPGTIRDGCSFAPRCEFAMDYCRQHAPRLVEVESGHLSRCWLHTEEREGKGHDETAAG from the coding sequence TTGAAGAACAAATTGCTTGAGATCAAAGGCTTGAAAACCTATTTCGATACGGAGGATGGCCTCGTTCCTGCAGTGGACGGAGTGGACATCACCATTTGCGAAGGGGAAACGGTAGGAATCGTAGGGGAGTCCGGCTGCGGCAAAAGCGTCACATCCCTGACCGCCATGCGCCTGACGTCTGGAAAAGTGGTGGCGGGGTCCATCGCCTTTCAGGGAAAGGATCTTTTGGCGCTGAGCGACGAAGAGATGCGGCTTTTGCGCGGCCACGAAATGGCAATGATCTTTCAGGAGCCGATGACATCACTCAATCCGGTATTCACCATCGGGCAGCAAATCGGGGAAGCCGTGGAAATCCACCTCAAGCTGGGCAAGCAGAAGGCCAGGGAGCGCTCCGTCGAAATGCTCAAGCTCGTTGGAATTCCGAGGCCGGAGCAAATCGTGGACGAATACCCCCACCAGCTGTCGGGTGGAATGAGGCAGCGGGTCATGATCGCCATGGCGATGGCCTGCAATCCCAAGCTGTTGATCGCCGACGAGCCGACGACGGCTTTGGACGTGACGATCCAGGCGCAGATCCTGGACTTGATGAGGGAATTGAAGGAGAAGCAGGGCACGGCGATTATGATGATTACGCACGACCTGGGTGTGGTCGCGGAAATGTGCGATCGGGTCATCGTGATGTACGCGGGGAAAGTCGTGGAAGAGGCTGACGTGGTCACCCTGTTTACCAATCCGCAGCATCCGTATACGAAGGGCTTGATGAACTCGATCCCCAGCCTGGAAGGCCAAGCGAGGAGGCTGTACTCCATTAAAGGAAACGTTCCCGTGCCCGGGACGATCCGGGATGGATGCAGCTTCGCTCCGCGCTGTGAATTCGCCATGGATTACTGCCGGCAGCATGCGCCCCGGCTGGTGGAAGTGGAGAGCGGGCATTTGAGCAGGTGCTGGCTCCATACGGAAGAGAGGGAGGGGAAGGGACATGATGAGACAGCCGCTGGTTGA
- a CDS encoding M20 family metallopeptidase, with protein sequence MNPTKEQIYRDVDALRGTILSINDFIHDNPELGNEEFKAVELLTRTLAEHGFQVETGVAGLATAFSAIYQNKQGGPVIGLLCEYDALEGLGHGCGHNLQGASIVGAAIALARNLGDLPATVAVYGTPAEETTSGKLPMIRAGVFDQLDVALMMHGGDRTTVDGKSLAMNMVEFVFTGKAAHAAVAPEKGISALDGLLLMFHAIEYMREHVRTDVRIHGVITDGGVVPNIVPDRAAAQFYIRAADRPYLDTVVERVYNAARGAALATGTQVEIHEMKTCENKINVESLNQLLLQNAREAGIQDISPPRSSTGSTDFANVTYRIPGACLRVAFVPFGTSSHSTEWVEAGVSEAGHTAVILAAKALAGAGFDLAADPATLSRIKEDFRQAKDASYLL encoded by the coding sequence GTGAATCCGACGAAAGAACAGATCTACAGGGACGTTGACGCGCTGAGAGGAACCATTCTCTCTATCAACGATTTTATTCACGACAACCCTGAATTGGGGAACGAGGAATTCAAGGCTGTCGAGCTTTTGACCCGGACACTGGCTGAGCACGGCTTTCAAGTAGAAACGGGGGTAGCCGGACTTGCCACTGCCTTTTCCGCGATCTATCAAAACAAGCAAGGGGGGCCGGTCATCGGATTGCTGTGCGAATACGATGCGCTGGAAGGATTGGGGCACGGCTGCGGCCACAACCTGCAAGGGGCATCCATCGTCGGGGCGGCGATCGCGCTGGCTCGCAATCTGGGAGATTTGCCTGCAACGGTCGCTGTCTACGGTACTCCTGCCGAAGAGACGACGAGCGGAAAGCTGCCGATGATTCGGGCAGGCGTATTCGACCAACTGGATGTAGCGCTGATGATGCACGGTGGCGACCGGACGACGGTGGATGGAAAATCGCTGGCGATGAACATGGTCGAGTTCGTGTTTACAGGCAAGGCGGCCCATGCGGCAGTTGCTCCGGAAAAAGGCATCAGCGCGTTGGACGGCCTGCTCCTGATGTTTCACGCCATCGAATATATGCGCGAGCACGTGCGCACGGATGTCCGCATTCACGGCGTGATCACCGATGGCGGCGTGGTGCCGAATATCGTTCCCGACCGCGCAGCGGCCCAGTTTTACATTCGCGCTGCCGACCGCCCGTATCTGGATACGGTGGTAGAGCGTGTGTACAATGCGGCGAGAGGAGCCGCCCTGGCTACAGGCACGCAGGTCGAGATCCACGAAATGAAAACATGCGAAAACAAGATCAACGTGGAGAGCTTGAACCAATTGCTGCTCCAAAACGCGAGAGAGGCAGGGATCCAGGACATTTCGCCTCCCCGTTCGAGCACGGGCTCTACCGATTTTGCCAATGTCACCTATCGGATTCCTGGAGCATGCTTGCGCGTCGCATTTGTCCCTTTCGGCACTTCGAGCCATTCCACGGAATGGGTGGAGGCCGGAGTGAGCGAGGCAGGCCACACAGCCGTGATCCTCGCGGCAAAGGCGTTGGCCGGAGCCGGATTTGATCTGGCAGCCGATCCTGCGACGCTTTCCCGCATCAAAGAAGATTTCCGCCAGGCAAAGGATGCTTCGTACCTTTTGTGA
- a CDS encoding dipeptide ABC transporter ATP-binding protein, with product MRQPLVEIKNLKKYFPVRKGIFKRTVGHVKAVDGLDFSIFQGETLGLVGESGCGKSTTGRTILQLLAPTEGEVLYEGKNLTQMKANELRKLRRDLQMVFQDPYASLDPRLTVGELIAEPLQIHQLYSGKEKDRRVDELLHVVGLNSYHAKRYAHEFSGGQRQRIGIARALALSPKLIVADEPVSALDVSIQSQVINLLQDLQEQYQLTYLFIAHDLSVVKHISDRVGVMYLGRIVELADKQDLYDSPLHPYTKALLSAVPVPNPLVKKERIVLQGDVPSPANPPSGCTFHPRCSACMDICRTEKPAFQKVDGRYVACHLYK from the coding sequence ATGAGACAGCCGCTGGTTGAGATCAAAAACTTGAAGAAGTACTTCCCTGTGAGGAAAGGCATTTTCAAACGGACAGTCGGCCATGTGAAGGCTGTGGACGGGCTGGACTTCTCCATCTTTCAGGGGGAGACGCTCGGATTGGTAGGCGAGAGCGGCTGCGGGAAATCCACGACGGGACGGACGATTCTGCAGCTGCTGGCACCGACGGAGGGCGAAGTGCTGTACGAAGGGAAAAACCTGACGCAGATGAAGGCAAACGAGCTGCGCAAGCTTCGCCGCGATTTGCAGATGGTGTTTCAAGACCCGTACGCCTCTCTCGACCCGCGCCTGACGGTCGGAGAGCTGATCGCGGAGCCGCTGCAGATCCATCAGCTCTACTCGGGAAAAGAAAAGGACCGGCGGGTGGACGAGCTTCTCCACGTGGTAGGCTTGAACAGCTACCACGCCAAACGCTACGCCCATGAATTCAGCGGCGGCCAGCGTCAGCGAATCGGGATCGCCAGGGCGTTGGCGCTAAGCCCCAAGCTGATTGTGGCGGATGAGCCGGTCTCAGCGCTGGACGTTTCGATTCAGTCCCAGGTGATCAATCTCTTGCAGGATTTGCAGGAGCAGTATCAGCTGACGTACTTGTTCATCGCGCATGATTTGAGCGTGGTGAAGCATATCAGCGATCGCGTGGGCGTGATGTACCTGGGCAGAATCGTGGAGCTGGCCGACAAGCAGGATCTCTACGATTCTCCTCTGCACCCGTATACCAAGGCATTGCTCTCGGCCGTTCCGGTTCCCAATCCGTTGGTCAAAAAAGAGCGGATCGTTCTGCAGGGAGATGTCCCCAGTCCGGCCAATCCGCCGTCAGGCTGCACGTTTCATCCGCGCTGCAGCGCATGTATGGACATTTGCCGGACGGAAAAGCCTGCCTTTCAAAAAGTCGATGGACGCTATGTCGCATGCCACTTGTACAAGTAA